CTGCTGAGTTCGATATTATTTTCATGTAATTTTCCCATGAATACTGAATAACTCATATCGTACAATCGCACGGCTGCGTTAATCCTCTGAATCCATAATCCACGGAAAGTTCGTTTTTTGTTTCGTCGGTCCCTGAAAGCATACTGCTGTCCTTTTTCGTAAGCATTCTTCGCAACGGTCCAGACGTTTTTTCGGCGACCAAATTGACCTTTGGTCTCCTTCATTACTTTTTTTCTTCGTGCCCTCGAGGCAACTGAATTTACTGATCTTGGCATTTTTCTTGATTTTTTACGTTAGCGCCCCTAAATCGAGATCTTACAAGCTAACAGTAAGTTATACACTAATTTTACTTTTGAATCATGAGTCTTACATTTTTCTCATCTGCAGGGTCAACGATTGCAACATGCGTTAAATTACGTTTTTGCTTTGTTGATTTTTTAGTCAGAATGTGACTTTTGTAAGCATGCTTCCTTTTAATTTTCCCCGATCCAGTAACGGTAAACCGTTTTTTAGCACTGGATTTCGTCTTCATTTTTGGCATTACTTCTCTTTTTTTATTAGTTATTAATTGATAAGCCTTAATGGCTTATTTTTTTGGGCTTATGATCATAATCATTCGCTTTCCTTCTAATTTTGGAAGTTGCTCAACTTTACCATAATCAATTAGTTCCTGAGCAAATCTGAGCAATATGATTTCACCTTTTTCTTTGTAAACTATGCTTCTGCCTTTAAAAAAGACATCAACTTTTACTTTTGCATTGTCTTGTAAAAAATTGATCGCATGCTTTAACTTGAAATTAAAATCATGTTCATCAATATTAGGACCAAGACGAATTTCTTTTACAATAACTTTTGCAGTTTTAGCCTTAATTTCTTTTTGTTTCTTTTTTTGTTCATAAAGAAACTTCTTATAATCGATCACTTTACAAACCGGTGGATTTGCAGTGGGT
The sequence above is a segment of the Bacteroidota bacterium genome. Coding sequences within it:
- the rplT gene encoding 50S ribosomal protein L20 produces the protein MPRSVNSVASRARRKKVMKETKGQFGRRKNVWTVAKNAYEKGQQYAFRDRRNKKRTFRGLWIQRINAAVRLYDMSYSVFMGKLHENNIELSRKVLADLAMNNPEAFKAIVDMIKK
- the rpmI gene encoding 50S ribosomal protein L35; the protein is MPKMKTKSSAKKRFTVTGSGKIKRKHAYKSHILTKKSTKQKRNLTHVAIVDPADEKNVRLMIQK
- the infC gene encoding translation initiation factor IF-3, with protein sequence MAKSLNFKGGGPRRAIKRKEDPHRINEYITSPVIRVVGENVTVGIYQIREALEIANQLGLDLVEISPTANPPVCKVIDYKKFLYEQKKKQKEIKAKTAKVIVKEIRLGPNIDEHDFNFKLKHAINFLQDNAKVKVDVFFKGRSIVYKEKGEIILLRFAQELIDYGKVEQLPKLEGKRMIMIISPKK